A single region of the Actinoplanes sp. SE50/110 genome encodes:
- a CDS encoding arabinofuranosidase catalytic domain-containing protein, with protein MLRRLLTVMAAAVLTATALVAGPGTASAAGTLPCDIYAGGGTPCVAAHSTTRALFGAYSGPLYQVKRWSDGATGTIGVLGAGGYANAAAQDSFCSGTYCTIVKIYDQTSKHNDLTIAPGGGANPTADQGANAAALPITAGGHQVYGIYLSAGNGYRNNATSGVATGSQPEGMYMVTEGTHVNDRCCFDYGNAETNNRDTGNGDMDAINFGTECWFTPCAGGPRVQADLENGLFAGGNGVNTTNTGRGSAFVTAMLKNNGTTTYAIKDGNAQSGSLATRYNGSLPTQAGYQPMTKQGAIILGIGGDNSNGSVGSFFEGVMTSGYPSDATENAVQANIVAVGYTKSVTFPVSGSSYRLTNVTSGKVLDATNCGTANGTPVRQWTSLGNTCQQWRFTSVGANRWTITNVNAGRTLDAVNCGQALGTAVDLWQSLGNTCQQWAVIPAGNGKYELVVENSGMVLDNQNCGTADGTPARLWMWLNNTCQLWSITS; from the coding sequence ATGCTCCGAAGACTGCTGACCGTCATGGCTGCGGCCGTTCTCACCGCGACCGCGCTGGTCGCCGGCCCCGGCACGGCCAGTGCCGCCGGCACCCTCCCCTGTGACATCTACGCCGGCGGCGGAACCCCCTGTGTCGCCGCGCACAGCACCACCCGCGCGCTGTTCGGCGCCTACAGCGGCCCGCTCTACCAGGTGAAGCGCTGGTCCGACGGGGCGACCGGCACCATCGGTGTGCTCGGCGCCGGCGGCTACGCGAACGCCGCCGCGCAGGACTCGTTCTGCTCCGGCACGTACTGCACGATCGTCAAGATCTACGACCAGACGTCGAAGCACAACGATCTGACCATCGCCCCCGGCGGCGGTGCGAACCCGACCGCCGACCAGGGCGCGAACGCGGCCGCGCTGCCGATCACCGCGGGCGGCCACCAGGTGTACGGCATCTACCTCTCGGCCGGCAACGGCTACCGCAACAACGCCACCAGCGGCGTCGCCACCGGCAGCCAGCCGGAGGGGATGTACATGGTCACCGAGGGCACCCACGTCAACGATCGGTGCTGCTTCGACTACGGCAACGCCGAGACGAACAACAGGGACACCGGCAACGGTGACATGGACGCGATCAACTTCGGCACCGAGTGCTGGTTCACGCCGTGTGCCGGTGGCCCGCGGGTCCAGGCCGACCTGGAGAACGGCCTCTTCGCCGGCGGCAACGGTGTCAACACGACCAACACCGGGCGCGGCAGCGCGTTCGTGACGGCGATGCTGAAGAACAACGGCACCACGACGTACGCGATCAAGGACGGCAACGCGCAGTCGGGCAGCCTGGCGACCCGATACAACGGCTCGCTGCCCACCCAGGCGGGCTACCAGCCGATGACCAAGCAGGGCGCGATCATCCTGGGCATCGGCGGCGACAACAGCAACGGCTCGGTCGGCTCGTTCTTCGAGGGCGTGATGACCAGCGGTTACCCGAGTGACGCCACGGAGAACGCGGTCCAGGCGAACATCGTCGCGGTGGGCTACACCAAGAGCGTGACCTTCCCGGTGAGCGGCTCCAGCTACCGGCTGACCAACGTGACCAGCGGCAAGGTGCTGGACGCGACCAACTGCGGCACCGCGAACGGCACCCCCGTGCGGCAGTGGACCTCGCTGGGCAACACCTGCCAGCAGTGGCGGTTCACCAGCGTCGGCGCCAACCGGTGGACCATCACCAACGTCAACGCCGGCAGGACCCTGGACGCGGTCAACTGCGGCCAGGCACTGGGCACCGCGGTCGACCTGTGGCAGTCGCTGGGCAACACCTGCCAGCAGTGGGCGGTCATCCCGGCCGGCAACGGGAAGTACGAACTGGTCGTCGAGAACAGCGGCATGGTGCTCGACAACCAGAACTGCGGCACCGCCGACGGCACCCCGGCCCGGCTGTGGATGTGGCTGAACAACACCTGCCAGCTCTGGTCGATCACCTCCTGA
- a CDS encoding ATP-binding protein, which yields MWNTQRWFASVLVAMVVLVLGASVVGAHLLNRTAAVSNRLSDRISPARTAVVQLDGALREQEAAVHGFLLSGVTDFADSYQQAVGAERQDEARLRELIDDQPAALADLTAVEEQAATWRATVAEPLMQAATTGTGDAVRARAAFTSVRTRLTDLDNRLVGARAAGRDALSESRRIRDDVFLTLIGGLLLFIVAIGVLLRLIVLGPLARLGGEVRRVAGGDFEHRVTPRGPADVVALGHDVEAMRERLADALAESRQQQVTLSRVNADLEQFAYVASHDLQEPLRKVASFCQMLQRRYGEILDERGRRYVEFAVDGATRMQRLINDLLTFSRIGRVYDGWEPIDLNTVLDRAEDALAITIGETGAQIVRPQLPTVPGDSTLLSMLWQNLISNAVKFRHPDRTPRVEITVEPDGDLWAFTVTDNGIGIDASYADKIFVIFQRLHQRDAYPGTGIGLAICKKVTEFHGGTIALDPEHRDGARFVVTLRRDRAGE from the coding sequence GTGTGGAATACGCAGCGCTGGTTCGCCTCCGTCCTGGTCGCCATGGTCGTGCTGGTGCTGGGCGCCTCGGTGGTCGGCGCGCACCTGCTGAACCGGACCGCCGCGGTCTCCAACCGGCTCAGTGACCGGATCTCGCCGGCCCGCACCGCGGTGGTGCAGCTCGACGGGGCGTTGCGCGAGCAGGAGGCGGCCGTGCACGGTTTCCTGCTCAGCGGCGTCACCGACTTCGCCGACTCGTATCAGCAGGCGGTCGGTGCCGAACGGCAGGACGAGGCGCGGCTGCGGGAGCTGATCGACGACCAGCCGGCCGCGCTGGCCGACCTGACCGCGGTCGAGGAGCAGGCCGCCACCTGGCGCGCCACGGTCGCCGAGCCGCTGATGCAGGCGGCCACGACCGGCACCGGCGACGCCGTGCGGGCCCGGGCGGCGTTCACCTCGGTCCGGACCCGCCTCACCGACCTGGACAACCGCCTGGTCGGGGCGCGCGCCGCCGGGCGGGACGCGCTGAGCGAGTCGCGCCGGATCCGCGACGACGTCTTCCTCACCCTGATCGGCGGGCTCCTGCTGTTCATCGTGGCGATCGGGGTGCTGCTGCGGCTGATCGTGCTGGGCCCGCTGGCCCGGCTCGGCGGCGAGGTGCGCCGGGTGGCCGGCGGCGACTTCGAGCACCGGGTGACCCCGCGCGGGCCGGCCGACGTGGTCGCGCTCGGGCACGACGTGGAGGCGATGCGGGAGCGGCTGGCCGACGCGCTCGCCGAGAGCCGGCAGCAGCAGGTCACGCTCAGCCGGGTGAACGCCGACCTGGAGCAGTTCGCCTACGTCGCCTCGCACGACCTGCAGGAGCCGCTGCGCAAGGTGGCCTCCTTCTGCCAGATGCTGCAGCGGCGGTACGGGGAGATCCTGGACGAGCGTGGCCGCAGGTACGTCGAGTTCGCGGTCGACGGCGCCACCCGGATGCAGCGACTGATCAACGACCTGCTGACCTTCTCCCGGATCGGCCGGGTCTACGACGGGTGGGAGCCGATCGACCTGAACACGGTGCTGGACCGGGCCGAGGACGCGCTGGCGATCACCATCGGCGAGACCGGGGCGCAGATCGTCCGGCCACAGCTGCCGACCGTGCCCGGCGACAGCACGTTGCTGAGCATGCTGTGGCAGAACCTGATCAGCAACGCGGTGAAGTTCCGGCACCCGGACCGGACGCCGCGGGTGGAGATCACCGTCGAGCCGGACGGCGACCTGTGGGCGTTCACCGTCACCGACAACGGGATCGGGATCGACGCGTCGTACGCCGACAAGATCTTTGTGATCTTTCAGCGGCTGCATCAGCGCGACGCCTATCCGGGCACCGGCATCGGCCTGGCCATCTGCAAGAAGGTGACGGAGTTCCACGGCGGCACGATCGCCCTGGACCCGGAGCACCGCGACGGCGCCCGGTTCGTGGTCACGCTGCGCCGGGACCGGGCCGGGGAGTGA
- the bluB gene encoding 5,6-dimethylbenzimidazole synthase: MALYDVIHRRRDVRAEFTGDPVPPPVLDRILTAAHAAPSVGLSQPWDFLIVRDRALREAFHEHVCHEREVFAATLDGAAATRFARIRIDGILESTLSVVVTYDPRRGGPAVLGRHAIADAGLYSVCLAIQNLWLAATAENLGVGWVSFYREPFLRDLLGIPPAVRPVAWLCLGPVSRLQETPDLERHGWRHRRPLADARHENRWRACS; this comes from the coding sequence ATGGCGCTGTACGACGTGATCCACCGCCGCCGCGACGTCCGCGCCGAGTTCACCGGTGACCCGGTGCCGCCGCCCGTGCTCGACCGCATCCTGACCGCCGCACACGCCGCCCCCAGTGTCGGCCTGTCCCAGCCGTGGGATTTCCTGATCGTCCGCGACCGCGCCCTGCGCGAGGCGTTCCACGAACACGTGTGTCACGAGCGTGAGGTGTTCGCCGCCACCCTCGACGGCGCGGCCGCCACCCGCTTCGCCCGGATCAGGATCGACGGGATCCTGGAGTCCACCCTGTCCGTCGTCGTCACCTACGACCCGCGGCGCGGTGGCCCGGCCGTCCTGGGCCGCCACGCGATCGCCGACGCCGGCCTCTACTCGGTCTGCCTGGCCATCCAGAACCTGTGGCTGGCCGCCACCGCCGAGAACCTGGGCGTCGGCTGGGTCTCCTTCTACCGCGAGCCGTTCCTGCGGGATCTGCTCGGGATCCCGCCCGCCGTCCGCCCGGTCGCCTGGCTCTGCCTCGGCCCGGTCAGCCGCCTGCAGGAGACCCCCGACCTGGAACGCCACGGCTGGCGCCACCGCCGCCCGCTGGCCGACGCCCGCCACGAGAACCGCTGGCGCGCCTGCTCCTGA
- a CDS encoding beta-ketoacyl-ACP synthase 3 — MAPPLQRRAGNPGSRILSVASYRPRTEVGNEAIAALIDSSDEWIRRRCGIESRRRAAPDEDLVMMAAAAASKALAGAGVDPCDVSAVLVATMSHRGRAATVAPLVADALGATPAAAMDLAAACAGFPYALATADALVRSGSAGYVVLVGAERMTDIVDEHDRGTAFLFGDGAGAVVIGPAQTCGIGPVVWGADGSGSALLQYDEAGILRMAGPEVFRWATAVVPDLARRALDAAGISADDLAAFIPHQANLRIISATAKALELGPHVRVATDITTNGNTGAASIPQAMAALPDTTGPALLVGFGAGLSYAAQVVTLP, encoded by the coding sequence ATGGCCCCACCTTTGCAGCGCCGTGCCGGAAATCCCGGATCGCGCATCCTGAGCGTCGCCTCGTATCGCCCGCGCACCGAGGTGGGCAACGAGGCGATCGCCGCCCTGATCGACTCGAGCGACGAGTGGATCCGCCGCCGCTGTGGCATCGAGTCGCGCCGCCGCGCCGCTCCCGACGAGGACCTGGTCATGATGGCCGCGGCGGCCGCTTCCAAGGCCCTGGCCGGCGCGGGCGTCGATCCGTGCGACGTGTCGGCCGTCCTGGTGGCGACGATGTCCCACCGCGGCCGCGCGGCCACCGTGGCACCCCTGGTCGCCGACGCGCTGGGAGCCACCCCGGCGGCCGCGATGGATCTGGCAGCGGCCTGCGCCGGATTCCCGTACGCGCTGGCGACCGCCGACGCGCTCGTCCGCAGCGGCTCCGCCGGCTACGTGGTCCTGGTCGGCGCCGAACGCATGACCGACATCGTCGACGAGCATGACCGCGGCACGGCGTTCCTCTTCGGCGACGGCGCGGGCGCGGTGGTCATCGGTCCGGCGCAGACGTGCGGGATCGGCCCGGTGGTGTGGGGCGCCGACGGCTCCGGAAGCGCGTTGCTGCAGTACGACGAGGCAGGCATCCTGCGCATGGCCGGGCCCGAGGTCTTCCGCTGGGCGACCGCCGTCGTTCCCGACCTGGCCCGGCGCGCCCTGGACGCGGCGGGCATCTCGGCGGACGACCTTGCGGCGTTCATCCCGCACCAGGCGAACCTGCGCATCATCTCGGCCACCGCCAAGGCACTGGAACTCGGCCCGCACGTGCGGGTGGCCACCGACATCACGACCAACGGCAACACCGGCGCGGCCTCCATCCCGCAGGCCATGGCGGCACTGCCGGACACGACGGGTCCCGCCCTGCTCGTCGGCTTCGGCGCCGGCCTCTCGTACGCCGCGCAGGTCGTCACCCTGCCCTGA
- a CDS encoding MmcQ/YjbR family DNA-binding protein, translated as MSEPADVPPEILGRLRAICRGLPETYEEPAWIGVRWRVRSRTVAHVYVPDLERNPAYARHAVGGEAPTVITFRVPAADLLGLTAAGFPYLRAPWGANVAAAVLGEHTDWDEIAELLTDSYGEQAPKFLAARVTPGGAPRPAV; from the coding sequence ATGTCCGAGCCCGCAGACGTGCCACCGGAGATTCTCGGGCGGCTGCGGGCGATCTGCCGGGGGCTGCCCGAGACGTATGAGGAGCCGGCCTGGATCGGGGTCCGCTGGCGGGTCCGCAGCCGGACGGTCGCGCACGTCTACGTGCCCGACCTGGAGCGCAACCCGGCCTATGCGCGGCATGCCGTCGGCGGCGAGGCGCCGACCGTGATCACGTTCCGGGTGCCCGCCGCGGATCTGCTCGGCCTGACCGCGGCGGGCTTTCCGTACTTGCGCGCCCCCTGGGGGGCCAACGTCGCGGCCGCGGTCCTCGGGGAGCACACCGACTGGGACGAGATCGCCGAGTTGCTCACCGACAGCTACGGCGAGCAGGCCCCGAAGTTCCTGGCCGCCCGGGTCACGCCGGGCGGGGCGCCCCGCCCGGCGGTGTGA
- a CDS encoding aminotransferase class I/II-fold pyridoxal phosphate-dependent enzyme — protein sequence MDQDEAPVLAAIEQYRDAGDITFALPGHRLGRGIDERTAGVLSRGAFAADVITAKEAAGAAETLYADAAGARDAVFTTCGSSISMHTAVLAMTGPGRKVLTDRNVHKSVAASLILAGAEPVWLRPRWDHRRQIAHPATTGDVRAALDADPEIGAVLIITPTEYGCGADVGGIAALCRERGIPLLVDEAWGAHFAYHDGLPTAAVRAGADLVVQSLHKAGGGLCQASVILLGGDLVDPVDVRLRLDLITTTSPSALLYGSIDGFRRHMVASGERILDAALDRADRLRERLRQTPGLTVMDASIVHEDGVAEWDPLKLSVDVSGLGITGYQARDWLQAEKRLTVQLGDARRVVCSLTYADDDAAIDRLTEALEELAAKPPAADRPAPHLPDLEKLNLEQAMGPREAYFARTEQVADPAGRISAEMISPYPPGVPAVLPGERFTPEVVDYLRAGLAAGMTLPDAADPTLATFRVVVTPRPGPGAA from the coding sequence ATGGATCAGGACGAAGCACCGGTTCTCGCGGCGATCGAGCAGTACCGGGACGCCGGCGACATCACCTTCGCGCTGCCCGGCCACCGGCTCGGCCGCGGCATCGACGAACGGACCGCGGGGGTGCTGTCCCGCGGGGCCTTCGCGGCCGATGTGATCACCGCGAAGGAGGCGGCCGGCGCGGCCGAGACGTTGTACGCCGACGCGGCCGGCGCCCGCGACGCGGTCTTCACCACCTGCGGGTCGAGCATCTCCATGCACACCGCGGTGCTCGCCATGACCGGCCCCGGCCGCAAGGTCCTCACCGACCGCAACGTGCACAAGTCGGTGGCGGCCTCGTTGATCCTGGCCGGTGCCGAACCGGTCTGGCTGCGCCCGCGCTGGGATCACCGGCGGCAGATCGCGCACCCGGCCACCACCGGGGACGTCCGGGCCGCCCTCGACGCCGACCCGGAGATCGGTGCCGTACTGATCATCACGCCGACCGAGTACGGGTGCGGGGCCGACGTCGGCGGCATCGCCGCACTCTGCCGCGAGCGGGGCATCCCGCTGCTGGTCGACGAGGCCTGGGGCGCCCACTTCGCCTACCACGACGGCCTGCCGACAGCGGCCGTGCGGGCCGGCGCCGACCTCGTCGTGCAGAGCCTGCACAAGGCCGGCGGCGGCCTCTGCCAGGCCTCGGTGATCCTGCTCGGCGGCGACCTGGTCGACCCGGTCGACGTGCGGCTGCGCCTCGACCTGATCACCACGACCAGCCCGTCCGCGCTGCTCTACGGCTCGATCGACGGTTTCCGCCGGCACATGGTGGCCAGCGGGGAGCGGATCCTCGACGCCGCCCTCGACCGGGCCGACCGGCTGCGCGAACGGTTGCGGCAGACGCCCGGCCTGACCGTGATGGACGCCTCGATCGTGCACGAGGACGGGGTGGCCGAGTGGGATCCGCTCAAGCTGAGCGTGGACGTGTCCGGGCTCGGCATCACCGGATACCAGGCGCGGGACTGGTTGCAGGCGGAGAAGCGGCTGACCGTGCAGCTCGGGGATGCCCGCCGGGTGGTCTGCTCGCTGACGTACGCCGACGACGACGCCGCGATCGACCGTCTCACCGAGGCGCTGGAAGAGCTGGCGGCCAAGCCACCGGCCGCGGATCGGCCCGCCCCGCACCTCCCCGACCTGGAGAAGCTGAACCTGGAGCAGGCGATGGGCCCGCGGGAGGCCTATTTCGCCCGCACCGAGCAGGTCGCCGACCCGGCCGGGCGGATCAGCGCCGAGATGATCAGCCCCTATCCGCCGGGCGTCCCGGCGGTCCTGCCGGGCGAGCGCTTCACCCCGGAGGTGGTCGACTATCTGCGGGCCGGCCTGGCCGCCGGGATGACCCTGCCCGACGCCGCCGACCCGACGCTGGCGACCTTCCGCGTCGTGGTCACTCCCCGGCCCGGTCCCGGCGCAGCGTGA
- a CDS encoding PilZ domain-containing protein translates to MVKTTEEPQPWTAATASASLGGGPARTCRVSRESDGTLRLSLTGFAMIGVDVALLWTQNGAGFSIIGTVVPPPAGAVPGVYMRVDTNMGAVDRRRSRRVSVQVPVVLILPSGQMFPGLAIDLSLGGARVIVDLDVDDLGEEALIDMVDGLAPGQSVTLEMLLPDGPADINCHVRGSDEPGDVRLVFVDVDAEVHRRLDAFQKTQ, encoded by the coding sequence ATGGTCAAGACCACCGAGGAACCACAGCCGTGGACCGCCGCGACCGCCAGCGCGTCGCTCGGCGGCGGCCCGGCCCGGACCTGCCGGGTCTCGCGGGAAAGCGACGGCACGCTCCGGCTGAGCCTCACCGGGTTCGCCATGATCGGTGTCGACGTGGCCCTGCTCTGGACACAGAACGGTGCCGGCTTCAGCATCATCGGCACGGTGGTGCCCCCGCCCGCCGGCGCCGTGCCCGGCGTGTACATGCGGGTGGACACGAACATGGGCGCTGTCGACCGGCGCCGCTCCCGGCGCGTCTCGGTGCAGGTCCCGGTCGTGCTGATCCTGCCGTCGGGTCAGATGTTCCCCGGTCTGGCGATCGACCTGTCCCTGGGCGGGGCACGCGTCATCGTCGATCTCGACGTCGACGACCTCGGCGAGGAAGCGCTGATCGACATGGTGGACGGGCTGGCCCCCGGCCAGTCGGTCACCCTGGAGATGCTGCTGCCGGACGGCCCCGCGGACATCAACTGTCACGTGCGCGGCAGCGACGAACCCGGCGACGTCCGCCTGGTGTTCGTGGACGTGGACGCCGAGGTGCACCGCCGGCTCGACGCCTTCCAGAAGACCCAGTGA